In a single window of the Elaeis guineensis isolate ETL-2024a chromosome 8, EG11, whole genome shotgun sequence genome:
- the LOC105036633 gene encoding uncharacterized protein, which translates to MASRAILSSRRYLSRHLNVPGRSCWICSSLYNSDARALHQFPEHRSVDTESRSEREGVFISKENLRGLSDIGFFKLPSHGISVISGNYWRTEIVLPLGVRGLTPSVRAASTATARQPEMDDGNEDNEDPEHKHRKEASAEECDQAVEGLSTAKAKAKAKQLQESQRTAQTIIKKIWAKLLGVGPALRAVASMSSADWAIKFRHWKDEFVSALQHYWLGLKLLWADIRISSRLLVKLAGGKNISRRERQQLTRTTADIFRLVPFAVFILVPFMEFLLPVFLKLFPNMLPSTFQDKMKEQEALKRRLKARIEYAKFLQDTVKEMAKEIKNSHSGEIKQTAEDLDEFLNKVRTGARVSNDEILSFAKLFNDELTLDNISRPRLVNMCKYMGIPPYGTDNYLRFMLRRKLRWIKNDDILIQAEGVESLSDDELRQACRDRGHLGLLSIDEMRQQLHDWLDLSLNHSVPSSLLILSRAFTVSGKMRPEEAVVATLSSLPDEVVDTVGTGLPSEDAVSERRRKLDYLQMQEKLIKEEEREQEREEKAKMEPRFGEEDVALKELTVPSTREAEELARMKALDKREDFCKISRALAVLASASSVSRERQEFLSLVNKEIEMYNTMLEKAGAEQEEEAKKAYIAAREKADQDSEAAAEDMISSALINKVDAMLQKLEKEIDNVDAIIGNHWQLLDRDHDGKVTPEELAAAAMYLKDTLDRTGVQELISNLSRDREGKILVEDVVKLGSQTDDANPDEAECR; encoded by the exons ATGGCTTCAAGAGCGATTCTCAGCTCAAGAAGATACCTTTCTCGGCATCTGAATGTTCCTGGCCGTTCATGTTGGATTTGCTCAAGTCTTTATAATTCTGATGCAAGGGCTCTGCATCAGTTTCCTGAGCACAGATCTGTAGATACTGAGAGCAGAAGCGAGCGGGAGGGGGTATTTATATCCAAAGAGAATCTCAGGGGTTTATCAGATATTGGGTTTTTTAAGCTCCCTTCCCATGGGATTTCTGTTATCAGTGGCAATTACTGGAGAACAGAGATTGTTCTCCCTTTGGGAGTGAGAGGGTTGACCCCTTCAGTTCGTGCTGCAAGTACTGCTACAGCCAGGCAACCTGAAATGGATGATGGGAACGAGGATAATGAAGACCCGGAACACAAACACAGGAAGGAGGCATCAGCGGAGGAATGTGATCAGGCAGTTGAAGGTCTTAGCACGGCAAAAGCTAAAGCAAAAGCTAAGCAGTTGCAGGAGTCCCAGAGGACTGCCCAGACTATCATAAAGAAGATTTGGGCAAAACTTTTGGGGGTTGGTCCTGCTTTGAGAGCTGTTGCTTCTATGAGCAG TGCGGATTGGGCCATAAAGTTCCGCCATTGGAAGGATGAATTTGTGTCTGCTCTGCAGCATTACTGGCTAGGTTTAAAACTACTTTGGGCAGATATAAGGATTTCCTCAAGATTACTTGTGAAGCTTGCTGGTGGAAAGAACATCTCCAGAAGAGAACGGCAGCAGCTGACTCGCACCACAGCCGATATCTTCAGACTGGTCCCTTTTGCAGTTTTTATTTTAGTTCCATTTATGGAGTTCTTGTTGCCAGTTTTCCTGAAATTATTTCCCAACATGCTGCCATCTACTTTTCAAGATAAGATGAAAGAACAG GAAGCTTTAAAAAggcgactcaaagcaagaatagagtaTGCCAAGTTTTTGCAGGATACAGTGAAAGAAATGGCAAAGGAAATCAAAAACTCACATAGTGGAGAAATTAAACAGACTGCAGAAGATCTCGATGAGTTCTTGAACAAG GTTAGGACTGGTGCACGAGTTTCGAATGACGAAATTTTAAGTTTCGCAAAGTTGTTTAATGATGAGCTGACTCTGGATAATATCAGCAG GCCAAGATTGGTCAATATGTGTAAATACATGGGAATCCCGCCTTATGGAACAGATAATTATTTGCGGTTTATGCTTCGAAGAAAATTACGCTG GATAAAAAATGATGATATATTGATTCAGGCAGAGGGTGTAGAGTCTCTTTCAGATGATGAACTTAGGCAAGCTTGTAGGGATCGTGGCCACCTGGGCTTGCTTTCGATAGATGAGATGCGCCAACAG CTTCATGACTGGTTGGATTTGTCACTCAACCACTCAGTGCCATCTTCTCTCCTGATACTTTCTAG AGCCTTCACTGTTTCTGGAAAGATGAGGCCTGAGGAGGCTGTTGTAGCTACACTATCATCTCTACCTGATGAGGTTGTGGATACTGTTGGTACTGGTTTGCCATCTGAAGATGCTGTTTCAGAAAGGAGGAGGAAATTGGATTACCTTCAAATGCAAGAAAAACTGATCAAG GAGGAAGAAAGGGAACAAGAGAGGGAGGAGAAAGCTAAGATGGAACCTAGGTTTGGCGAGGAGGATGTGGCTCTTAAGGAGTTAACAGTTCCTTCCACAAGGGAAGCAGAGGAGCTGGCAAGAATGAAAGCACTAGATAAAAGAGAAGATTTCTGTAAAATCAGCCGAGCATTAGCTGTTCTAGCTTCAGCATCA TCAGTCAGCAGGGAGCGTCAAGAGTTCTTGAGTCTTGTTAACAAAGAG ATAGAAATGTACAATACCATGCTGGAGAAGGCAGGTGCTGAACAGGAAGAAGAAGCTAAGAAAGCATACATAGCAGCTAGGGAGAAGGCTGACCAAGATTCTGAAGCAGCTGCAGAAGACATGATTTCATCAGCACTCATAAACAAG GTTGATGCCATGCTCCAAAAGCTTGAAAAGGAGATCGATAATGTAGATGCCATAATTGGTAACCACTGGCAGTTACTGGACAG AGATCATGATGGGAAAGTGACGCCAGAAGAGTTGGCAGCTGCGGCCATGTACTTAAAAGACACCTTAGACAGGACTGGTGTTCAAGAACTCATCAGCAACCTTTCCAGAGATAGAG AAGGGAAAATTCTTGTTGAAGACGTAGTCAAGTTAGGCAGTCAAACCGATGATGCCAATCCAGATGAAGCAGAATGCAGGTAG